Proteins from a single region of Geothrix sp. PMB-07:
- a CDS encoding tetratricopeptide repeat protein: MPESEPHDPTQPGLSPDATVRLPIGVPEDPRATVPLKVGDYLSLDSTQRLPVGVPKPPADQTQKIALSRPDEPPLRTQRVAVPAEAEGQTQPGPVAPLVRKPLGWRLPAALVGLAALAVASYAVLTQRPTPQASRAEWAVTPPEKVPPEVQVYIDQAKAGDTHAMRMLGTLYLQGLNVPKDREKGLYWYRKAAEKGSDAARTELRQIEGGN, encoded by the coding sequence ATGCCCGAATCCGAACCCCATGACCCCACCCAGCCCGGCCTTTCGCCCGACGCCACAGTGCGCCTGCCCATTGGGGTTCCAGAGGATCCCCGCGCCACCGTACCCCTGAAAGTCGGTGACTATCTTTCCCTGGACAGCACCCAGAGGCTGCCGGTTGGCGTGCCGAAACCTCCCGCTGATCAAACTCAGAAAATCGCGTTGTCCAGGCCAGACGAGCCTCCTCTCCGAACCCAGCGGGTGGCTGTTCCGGCGGAGGCCGAAGGCCAAACCCAACCCGGCCCGGTGGCCCCTCTGGTTCGCAAGCCCCTCGGCTGGAGGCTCCCGGCGGCCCTCGTGGGCCTCGCCGCCCTCGCGGTGGCGTCCTATGCGGTGCTCACCCAGAGGCCGACGCCGCAGGCTTCCCGCGCAGAATGGGCAGTGACCCCGCCAGAAAAGGTCCCTCCTGAGGTACAGGTCTACATCGACCAGGCCAAGGCCGGAGATACCCACGCCATGCGCATGCTTGGCACCCTGTACCTCCAGGGGCTGAATGTGCCCAAGGACCGGGAAAAGGGCCTCTACTGGTATCGCAAGGCCGCCGAGAAGGGCAGCGATGCGGCCCGGACGGAACTGAGGCAGATCGAGGGCGGGAACTGA
- the lipA gene encoding lipoyl synthase — MPAPEVVAEVEGLIREQRLVTVCEEARCPNLHECWGIHRTATFMLMGDICTRHCGFCNVGKGRPGELDPGEPQRVAEAVARLGLKFAVVTSVNRDDLPDGGAAHFAATIQWIRTLSPHCGIEVLIPDFRGNEAALLTVLEARPDVLNHNVETVPHLYKRVRPDADYAQSLTVLRRTAGWRDQHAPAMRVKSGIMVGLGETPEQVLELMADWRANRVDIATIGQYLPPSDLHLPLHRFVEPAEFDLYKQKGQEMGFLRVESAPLVRSSYHAGEGHGS; from the coding sequence GTGCCGGCACCAGAGGTGGTGGCTGAGGTGGAGGGCCTCATTCGGGAACAGCGCCTGGTGACCGTCTGCGAAGAGGCCCGCTGCCCCAACCTGCACGAATGCTGGGGCATTCACCGCACCGCCACCTTCATGCTCATGGGCGACATCTGCACACGCCACTGCGGGTTCTGCAATGTGGGCAAGGGGCGGCCAGGCGAACTGGATCCAGGCGAACCCCAGCGCGTGGCCGAGGCCGTGGCACGTCTGGGCCTGAAATTCGCCGTGGTCACCTCTGTCAACCGCGATGACCTGCCCGATGGCGGCGCCGCCCATTTCGCCGCCACCATCCAATGGATCCGCACACTGTCGCCGCACTGCGGCATCGAAGTGCTCATTCCCGATTTCCGCGGCAACGAGGCGGCCCTGCTCACGGTGCTGGAAGCCAGGCCGGACGTGCTGAACCACAACGTGGAGACCGTTCCCCACCTCTACAAGCGCGTGCGGCCCGACGCCGACTATGCCCAAAGCCTGACGGTTCTCCGCCGCACCGCGGGGTGGCGGGATCAGCACGCCCCCGCCATGCGTGTCAAAAGCGGCATCATGGTGGGCCTGGGTGAAACCCCCGAACAAGTGCTGGAACTGATGGCCGATTGGCGGGCAAACCGCGTGGACATCGCCACCATCGGCCAGTACCTTCCCCCTTCGGACCTGCACCTGCCACTGCACCGCTTCGTGGAACCCGCTGAGTTTGACCTCTACAAGCAGAAGGGTCAGGAAATGGGATTCCTTCGGGTGGAATCAGCGCCGCTGGTGCGCTCCAGCTACCACGCGGGCGAAGGCCACGGGAGCTGA
- a CDS encoding mechanosensitive ion channel family protein gives MTPTPVIRAWALLPEGAPLLHRLLVLALILLVGGFLLDRLRRSGKGLQARLQGEWKAHLPALRLGSLEVLPAERLGALLHRIAGLFLALVSLILAYILLSLAFGLFTATQGMAGRLLLSLNEPLGRFAWALLDYLPRGLVLVLIVLGTRMLLGLLKPLFETLGRGETRAEGFDAEWAKPTYTLVRLGVLAFALVLAVPYLPGSGSEAFKAVSLFVGVLVSLGSSGTIGNFISGGVLTYMRAYRTGDVVKLGEHTGTVVEHTLVITRLLTFKQEEIVLSNAAVLSGPIQNYSARIGSGGPLLHTTVSIGYGTSWRQVHELLLEAARRADLVEKTPAPFVLQTALNDFYITYELNAATRHPERLPWLYSELHKHIQDTFAEAGVEILSPHYAQLRDGHDAALPPGHGAHAPVTGFRIHSKES, from the coding sequence ATGACCCCGACTCCCGTCATCCGCGCCTGGGCCCTGCTTCCTGAGGGCGCTCCGCTGCTTCACCGCCTGCTGGTGCTGGCACTCATCCTTCTGGTGGGCGGGTTCCTGCTGGATCGCCTCCGGCGCAGCGGCAAGGGCCTCCAGGCCCGGCTCCAGGGCGAATGGAAGGCCCACCTGCCTGCGCTCCGCCTGGGCAGCCTGGAAGTGTTGCCCGCCGAGCGGCTGGGCGCCCTGCTCCATCGGATCGCGGGACTGTTCCTGGCGCTGGTGTCCCTGATCCTCGCCTACATCCTGCTGTCCCTGGCCTTCGGGCTCTTCACCGCCACCCAGGGAATGGCTGGGCGCCTGCTGCTCAGCCTCAACGAGCCCCTGGGCCGTTTCGCCTGGGCCCTGCTCGATTACCTGCCCCGGGGCCTGGTGCTGGTCCTCATCGTGCTCGGCACCCGCATGCTCCTGGGCCTGCTCAAGCCGCTCTTCGAAACCCTGGGCCGGGGCGAAACCCGGGCGGAGGGTTTTGATGCGGAGTGGGCCAAGCCCACCTATACCCTCGTGCGCCTGGGCGTGCTGGCCTTCGCGCTGGTGCTGGCCGTGCCCTACCTCCCAGGGTCGGGTTCCGAGGCCTTCAAGGCCGTCTCCCTCTTCGTGGGCGTGCTGGTCTCGCTGGGCTCCAGCGGCACCATCGGCAACTTCATCTCGGGCGGCGTGCTCACCTACATGCGCGCCTATCGCACGGGGGACGTGGTGAAACTGGGCGAGCACACCGGCACCGTGGTGGAGCACACCCTGGTCATCACGCGGCTCCTCACCTTCAAGCAGGAGGAGATCGTCCTCAGCAACGCGGCGGTGCTCAGCGGCCCCATTCAGAACTACAGCGCCCGCATCGGCAGCGGGGGCCCGCTGCTGCATACCACGGTGAGCATCGGCTATGGCACGTCCTGGCGGCAGGTGCACGAGTTGCTGTTGGAAGCAGCCCGCCGAGCGGATCTGGTGGAGAAGACACCAGCCCCCTTCGTGCTCCAGACCGCCCTCAACGATTTCTACATCACCTACGAACTCAACGCCGCCACCCGCCACCCCGAGCGGCTGCCCTGGCTCTACTCGGAGCTGCACAAGCACATCCAGGACACCTTCGCGGAAGCGGGCGTGGAAATCCTCAGCCCCCACTACGCGCAGTTGCGGGATGGCCACGATGCCGCCCTGCCTCCGGGCCACGGCGCCCATGCGCCCGTGACGGGCTTCCGCATTCATTCCAAGGAGTCCTAG
- a CDS encoding MBL fold metallo-hydrolase has protein sequence MLNLETFPVGPLGCNCSLLWDADTGQGVVVDPGGDGAKIRQRVEKLGFKVTALLHTHAHFDHVGATRELQELWQCPAHLHGDDAFLIEALPQQTGMFGMPAIPQPDMAALHAGDRHLDLTTLHTPGHTPGSCCFHGAFAKGQVVLAGDTLFRGGVGRTDLWGGSWELLEQSIQRELYDLADATLVIPGHGPMTTIGAEAADNPFVRGQRSNL, from the coding sequence ATGCTGAATCTGGAAACCTTCCCCGTGGGCCCCCTGGGCTGCAACTGTTCGCTGCTGTGGGATGCGGACACGGGCCAAGGGGTGGTGGTGGATCCCGGCGGCGATGGCGCGAAGATCCGCCAGCGCGTGGAGAAGCTGGGCTTCAAGGTCACGGCCCTGCTGCACACCCATGCCCACTTTGATCACGTGGGCGCCACCCGCGAGCTGCAAGAACTCTGGCAGTGTCCGGCCCACCTGCATGGCGACGACGCCTTTCTCATCGAGGCGCTGCCGCAACAGACCGGGATGTTCGGCATGCCGGCCATTCCGCAGCCGGACATGGCCGCGCTGCATGCCGGGGATCGGCACCTGGACCTCACCACGCTGCACACGCCGGGCCACACGCCCGGCTCCTGCTGCTTCCACGGCGCCTTCGCCAAGGGGCAGGTGGTGCTGGCGGGCGACACCCTCTTTCGCGGCGGTGTCGGCCGCACGGATCTTTGGGGCGGCAGCTGGGAGTTGCTCGAGCAGAGCATCCAGCGGGAACTCTATGATTTGGCCGACGCAACGCTCGTGATCCCCGGCCACGGTCCCATGACCACCATCGGAGCGGAGGCCGCGGATAACCCTTTTGTTCGTGGTCAACGATCCAACTTATGA
- a CDS encoding serine/threonine-protein kinase has product MSRKRKRPAWDAPPIGSDPNLHRDFGPYRALRLLGEGGSASAYHGIHRVTGAEVAIKVPHRHLAQDPLFRARFRREASLGARLQHPHLVSILTPDIREDDLWLAMAFVKGITLEGYLRRAGPLPIPQVIHLAIDIAEAIAHAHEQSVVHRDLKPANIMLNQDGALVMDFGIARVLDAGGVTSTMFLGTPAYAAPECLVNPQVGPPADRYALGLILFEMLTGHPPFSGSSPFQILESHRVGPLPDLAEIRPETPRMLVNLVKRLCQKDPSERPEDGETLVCLRGMKAIASWPPPSGVLPV; this is encoded by the coding sequence ATGTCGCGGAAAAGGAAACGCCCAGCATGGGATGCTCCACCGATCGGGTCGGATCCGAATCTGCATCGGGATTTCGGTCCATACCGTGCGCTGCGGCTGTTGGGGGAAGGTGGCAGCGCCTCGGCCTATCACGGGATCCATCGGGTCACTGGGGCGGAAGTGGCCATCAAGGTTCCCCACCGCCATTTGGCGCAGGATCCTCTATTCCGAGCCCGATTTCGCCGGGAAGCCTCTCTAGGAGCGAGGCTGCAACACCCTCACCTCGTGAGCATCCTCACCCCCGACATCCGGGAGGATGATCTTTGGCTCGCCATGGCTTTCGTCAAAGGCATCACGCTGGAAGGCTACTTGAGAAGGGCGGGACCGCTTCCCATTCCCCAGGTCATTCACCTCGCGATTGACATCGCAGAGGCCATTGCGCATGCCCATGAGCAGAGCGTGGTGCATCGGGATCTCAAACCCGCGAACATCATGCTCAACCAAGATGGCGCGTTGGTCATGGATTTCGGGATCGCCCGGGTGTTGGATGCGGGTGGAGTGACGTCAACCATGTTCCTTGGGACGCCTGCTTATGCTGCCCCGGAGTGTTTAGTCAATCCCCAGGTTGGACCTCCGGCGGATCGGTACGCCCTTGGGCTGATTCTTTTCGAGATGCTCACAGGTCACCCTCCTTTCAGCGGCTCGTCTCCATTTCAGATCCTCGAATCCCACCGTGTCGGCCCTTTGCCGGATCTTGCCGAGATCCGGCCCGAAACCCCACGGATGCTTGTGAATCTGGTAAAACGCCTCTGTCAGAAGGATCCCTCGGAGCGCCCTGAAGATGGGGAGACGCTCGTTTGCCTGAGGGGCATGAAGGCTATCGCATCATGGCCACCGCCTTCTGGAGTTCTTCCGGTGTAA
- a CDS encoding ScpA family protein gives MSETPQETSETAAESLPEPETQKAPEPEVARTFEPPKGFETKFAGLALHLSAFDGPLDLLLHLIHEQKLDILNLPMADVTRQYMDYLKLMEELNLEIAAEFVAMAAQLLQIKSRLMLPRPPQECGEEDPREALVQRLLDYQQVKAAAMALSDRESDWQKVAFAPGIDLEDHKRVEDEPIRATLFDLLGAYREALKRLMPPPPVQVRTQPKTLEQRVMEVLSNLQDGLWKPFQGLLGQVRTREELVLTFLALLELVRTGRISLVQGETFGEIRVKASEAA, from the coding sequence ATGTCCGAAACACCCCAGGAAACCTCAGAAACGGCGGCTGAATCCCTGCCCGAGCCGGAGACTCAGAAAGCCCCCGAGCCGGAGGTTGCGAGGACGTTCGAGCCGCCCAAGGGCTTCGAGACCAAGTTCGCTGGCTTGGCGCTGCACCTGTCGGCCTTTGACGGCCCTTTGGACCTGCTCCTGCACCTCATCCATGAGCAGAAACTGGACATCCTGAACCTGCCCATGGCCGATGTGACGCGGCAGTACATGGACTACCTGAAGCTCATGGAGGAGCTGAACCTGGAGATCGCCGCGGAATTCGTGGCCATGGCGGCCCAGCTGTTGCAGATCAAGTCGCGGCTCATGCTGCCCCGGCCCCCACAGGAATGCGGGGAGGAAGATCCCCGCGAGGCCCTGGTGCAGCGGCTGCTGGACTACCAGCAGGTGAAGGCCGCGGCCATGGCGCTGTCGGACCGCGAATCCGATTGGCAGAAGGTGGCCTTCGCGCCAGGCATCGATCTGGAGGACCACAAGCGCGTGGAGGACGAGCCCATCCGCGCCACCCTCTTCGATCTGCTGGGCGCCTACCGCGAGGCCCTCAAGCGGCTCATGCCGCCGCCGCCGGTGCAAGTTCGCACGCAGCCGAAAACCCTGGAGCAGCGCGTCATGGAAGTCCTCAGCAACCTCCAGGATGGCCTCTGGAAGCCCTTCCAGGGCCTGCTGGGCCAGGTGCGCACCCGCGAAGAGCTGGTGCTCACGTTCCTCGCCCTGCTTGAGCTGGTGCGCACGGGCCGCATCTCCCTGGTGCAGGGTGAAACCTTCGGTGAGATCCGGGTCAAGGCTTCTGAGGCCGCGTGA
- the uvrC gene encoding excinuclease ABC subunit UvrC: protein MAALRTNLDKSPTLARKLADLPQRPGCYLYRDEGGNLLYVGKAKVLRNRVKSYFQQKHLDAKTRRLVARIWDVELIVCETELEALILENNLIKEHWPPFNILLKDDKSYPYVKLTWKEAFPKVYVTRKVRKDGSLYFGPFFPASTAYRTAELVYRFFQIRDCDIEIDGKRGRACLKYQLHRCTAPCIAAVGQEAYREQAKEARLFLEGKRDELKARLEVAMWKAAEAAAYEQAAQHRDALQQVDAWFTRQKAASADLDDTDVYGSAVLDGRACVHRLMLREGRMVGRQEYLLDDIETFDGAVLAQVIQRVYSADPVPAKLLVEIEPEEGDLLREWLSGLRGTKARIHVPQKGEKVDLLAMAQENARLALERKFEPARLNEAVLEGLQAFLGLSHLPRRLECFDISHGQGREVVASCVVFSDGVPDKARYRRFKMSNEQNDDFANMFEAVTRRYKRMRDEGQEFPNLVIIDGGLGQLHAAEAALKELGLEHLELASLAKKEELVFRPASSEPLKIPKSSPVLQLLQRIRDEAHRFAITYHRALRAKRTLQTELTQIPGIGPATAKKLLQTFGSVTRVREAVEADLVQAIGPSASQKVLAWQTGQAPEGE, encoded by the coding sequence GTGGCTGCCCTTCGCACCAACCTCGATAAATCGCCCACCCTGGCGCGCAAGCTGGCGGACCTGCCCCAGCGGCCCGGCTGCTACCTCTACCGCGATGAGGGCGGCAACCTGCTCTACGTGGGCAAGGCGAAGGTACTGCGCAACCGCGTGAAGTCCTACTTCCAGCAGAAACACTTGGATGCGAAAACCCGGCGCCTGGTGGCCCGCATCTGGGACGTCGAGCTCATCGTCTGCGAGACGGAGTTGGAAGCCCTCATCCTCGAGAACAACCTCATCAAGGAGCATTGGCCGCCCTTCAACATCCTGCTGAAGGACGACAAGAGCTACCCCTACGTGAAACTCACCTGGAAGGAGGCCTTTCCCAAGGTCTACGTCACCCGCAAGGTGCGCAAGGATGGCAGCCTCTACTTCGGCCCCTTCTTCCCGGCCAGCACGGCCTACCGCACGGCGGAGCTGGTGTATCGCTTCTTCCAGATCCGCGACTGCGACATCGAGATCGATGGCAAGCGGGGCCGGGCCTGCCTGAAATACCAGCTGCACCGCTGCACGGCGCCCTGCATCGCCGCCGTGGGCCAGGAGGCCTACCGCGAGCAGGCCAAGGAGGCGCGGCTCTTTCTCGAGGGCAAACGCGACGAGCTGAAGGCGCGGCTGGAGGTCGCCATGTGGAAGGCCGCCGAGGCCGCCGCCTACGAGCAGGCCGCCCAGCACCGCGACGCCCTTCAGCAGGTGGATGCCTGGTTCACGCGCCAGAAGGCGGCCAGCGCCGATCTGGATGACACCGATGTCTACGGCAGCGCTGTGCTGGATGGGCGCGCCTGCGTGCATCGCCTCATGCTGCGCGAGGGCCGCATGGTGGGCCGCCAGGAATACCTGCTGGACGACATCGAAACCTTTGATGGCGCCGTGCTGGCCCAGGTGATCCAGCGGGTCTACAGCGCCGATCCCGTGCCAGCCAAGCTCCTGGTGGAAATCGAACCCGAGGAAGGCGATCTGCTCCGCGAATGGCTCTCGGGCCTCCGCGGCACCAAGGCCCGGATTCATGTCCCGCAGAAGGGCGAGAAGGTGGATCTGCTGGCCATGGCTCAGGAGAACGCGCGGCTGGCCCTGGAGCGCAAGTTCGAGCCCGCCCGCCTGAACGAAGCCGTGCTCGAAGGCCTGCAGGCCTTCCTGGGCCTCAGCCACCTGCCCCGCCGCCTGGAGTGCTTCGACATCAGCCATGGCCAGGGCCGCGAGGTGGTGGCCAGCTGCGTGGTCTTCAGCGACGGCGTGCCTGACAAGGCCCGCTACCGCCGCTTCAAGATGAGCAACGAGCAGAACGACGACTTCGCCAACATGTTTGAAGCCGTGACACGCCGCTACAAGCGCATGCGGGATGAAGGCCAGGAATTCCCCAACCTCGTGATCATCGATGGTGGCCTGGGCCAGCTGCACGCCGCCGAGGCGGCGCTGAAGGAGCTGGGCCTGGAGCACCTGGAGCTGGCCAGCCTCGCCAAGAAGGAGGAGCTGGTGTTCCGCCCCGCCTCCAGCGAACCGTTGAAGATTCCCAAATCATCACCGGTGCTGCAGCTGCTCCAGCGCATCCGCGACGAGGCCCACCGCTTCGCCATCACCTACCACCGGGCCCTGCGGGCGAAGCGTACGCTGCAGACGGAGCTCACCCAGATTCCAGGCATCGGCCCCGCCACTGCCAAGAAGCTGCTCCAGACCTTCGGCAGCGTCACCAGGGTGCGCGAAGCCGTAGAGGCCGACTTGGTTCAGGCCATTGGCCCCTCGGCCTCCCAGAAGGTGCTCGCCTGGCAGACAGGCCAAGCCCCTGAGGGCGAATAG
- a CDS encoding OmpP1/FadL family transporter, which yields MAMGGAFTAIADDATAVSYNPAGLAQLIRPEVSVVTQGYSRGMDFTGFTGGNSGAATAFEDTSNSERAVSPGFASFSVPWKLNGRNIVFLLSYQKAFDFAYNSDVDYLASSNGGATSQAISQQVHQTGGVNVFSVALGAEVSHRMLLGVAVNSWQGRSTFSSFSQRTTSGVNLLFDSELSQESTFHGLNATLGLIWRSQWLNIGMTYRTPFRASYVFTNDYKYVDSVTGLIKQETGLATAAEIKWPETWTGGFGLHLGSRVLVTTDWSFTPWSHARLTGTGTSLDGSNWFDLERVSVTPKATTKRLGVEWLAWVSPRSVIPLRAGLFREPQPIVDTLTGAQRVTEGWTLGTGIKLKDLTLDVGLKATHEHRFISRFNTDAPIGGVASIAYGFERLREYRYYASCIYQFDTDSVHRAITWIFDGE from the coding sequence ATGGCGATGGGAGGGGCCTTCACCGCCATCGCCGACGACGCCACAGCGGTATCGTACAACCCCGCTGGATTGGCTCAACTCATCCGTCCTGAGGTTTCCGTGGTCACCCAGGGGTACAGCCGGGGAATGGATTTCACGGGGTTTACGGGTGGAAATTCTGGAGCGGCCACCGCGTTTGAAGACACCTCCAATTCTGAAAGGGCTGTCTCTCCAGGTTTCGCATCCTTCTCGGTGCCATGGAAACTCAACGGAAGAAACATCGTCTTCCTCTTGAGCTACCAGAAGGCCTTCGATTTTGCCTATAACAGCGACGTGGATTACTTGGCATCCTCCAACGGCGGAGCCACGTCTCAGGCGATCAGCCAGCAGGTTCATCAGACGGGTGGGGTGAACGTGTTTTCGGTCGCTTTGGGGGCTGAAGTCTCCCACCGCATGCTGCTGGGAGTGGCTGTTAACAGCTGGCAGGGAAGGTCGACTTTCAGCTCCTTTTCTCAGCGGACCACGTCGGGCGTGAACTTGTTGTTCGATTCCGAACTCTCGCAGGAGAGCACGTTCCATGGTTTGAACGCCACCCTTGGATTGATCTGGCGCTCCCAGTGGTTGAACATCGGCATGACCTACCGCACCCCCTTCAGGGCCTCTTATGTATTCACGAACGACTACAAGTACGTGGACTCGGTGACCGGGCTCATCAAACAGGAGACCGGCCTCGCCACTGCGGCTGAAATCAAATGGCCTGAAACCTGGACTGGGGGATTCGGCCTGCACCTTGGATCTCGAGTCCTCGTCACGACGGATTGGAGCTTCACCCCCTGGTCGCATGCCCGACTCACGGGGACGGGCACATCCTTGGATGGATCCAACTGGTTTGACCTGGAACGGGTGAGTGTGACTCCAAAGGCCACCACGAAGAGGCTGGGGGTGGAGTGGTTGGCTTGGGTTAGCCCCAGATCGGTCATTCCCTTGAGGGCCGGGCTATTCCGAGAGCCTCAACCCATCGTGGACACCTTGACCGGAGCGCAACGGGTGACTGAAGGCTGGACCCTTGGCACTGGGATCAAGTTGAAAGACCTTACCTTGGATGTGGGGTTGAAGGCCACGCATGAACACCGGTTCATTTCTCGGTTCAATACGGACGCACCCATCGGAGGCGTGGCATCCATCGCCTACGGGTTCGAGCGGCTGAGGGAGTATCGGTACTATGCGTCTTGCATTTATCAATTCGATACAGACTCCGTTCACCGTGCCATTACCTGGATCTTCGACGGAGAGTGA
- a CDS encoding PLP-dependent aminotransferase family protein, with protein MKRGNDLELNLVPGSHAPLYLQVAEAITEAILQGRLHPGMALPSVRVMSERLSVTVNTILAALRELQSQGWLTSQERCGFFVTGTHPTEAGHPSENKPDPPGFDLPAHLRPVTSTANVAMDLSDGCGDARLAPFQALGRAYQRGLRLKGAQLMGTRDPLGLSRLREALANHLGSHRSLSVDPDRILILRSTSMAVTLVAQTLIGSQGGVVAVENPGHPEVWETLRQACTANLRSVPVDLEGVKVDALEAILEEGPLKLLILTPQCHFPTGGRLGTPRRSQVLELSRRYRFPILELDAEHDYLSAPESLAALDPGQVLHVGSLSRIFAPGLRVSYLVVPSALAALLARAKQHLDWQGDPAQEWALSELFLDGEIQRQILRVRKAAGERSEALQDALRHGMGDCLKWRSGAMAFWMEGKGFLSDPLAFNVWVKACQARGMKLRPGRYYQLDGADLAATRLGFTAFTPEELQKAVAMMR; from the coding sequence GTGAAACGGGGAAATGATCTGGAACTCAACCTCGTTCCTGGTTCCCACGCCCCTCTTTATCTCCAGGTCGCGGAGGCGATCACGGAGGCCATCCTGCAGGGACGCCTCCATCCAGGCATGGCGCTGCCAAGCGTGCGGGTCATGTCCGAGCGATTGAGTGTGACGGTCAACACCATCTTGGCAGCCTTGCGTGAGCTCCAGTCGCAAGGCTGGCTCACCTCCCAGGAACGATGTGGGTTCTTCGTGACGGGCACCCACCCCACTGAAGCCGGCCATCCCTCCGAGAACAAGCCCGACCCCCCAGGCTTTGATCTACCAGCGCATCTTCGACCCGTCACAAGCACGGCCAATGTGGCAATGGACCTTTCGGATGGCTGCGGCGACGCCCGCCTCGCCCCCTTCCAAGCCCTGGGCCGGGCCTATCAGCGAGGACTCAGGCTCAAAGGCGCCCAGTTGATGGGAACCCGCGATCCGCTGGGACTATCTCGTCTTCGAGAGGCACTGGCAAATCATCTGGGCAGCCACCGAAGCCTCAGCGTCGACCCAGACCGGATTCTGATCCTTCGTAGCACTTCCATGGCTGTGACCCTCGTGGCTCAGACCCTCATTGGAAGCCAAGGTGGCGTGGTGGCGGTCGAAAATCCGGGTCATCCGGAGGTCTGGGAAACCCTCAGGCAGGCTTGCACGGCCAATCTCCGCAGCGTTCCTGTGGACCTAGAGGGAGTAAAGGTGGATGCCCTCGAAGCGATCCTTGAGGAAGGCCCCCTCAAACTGCTCATCCTCACACCTCAGTGCCATTTCCCTACAGGGGGTCGCCTGGGAACGCCTCGCCGTTCCCAGGTCCTGGAGCTGTCCCGGCGCTACCGGTTCCCCATCTTGGAACTGGACGCCGAACACGATTATCTTTCCGCTCCTGAATCTCTGGCAGCTCTGGATCCCGGACAAGTGCTCCATGTGGGAAGCCTCTCCAGAATCTTCGCTCCAGGCCTACGGGTATCCTACCTGGTAGTACCGAGCGCTCTGGCCGCGCTCCTCGCTCGCGCGAAACAGCACCTCGATTGGCAAGGAGATCCCGCGCAGGAATGGGCCTTATCCGAACTTTTTTTGGATGGTGAAATCCAACGCCAAATCCTTCGCGTCAGGAAGGCCGCCGGGGAGCGCAGCGAAGCCCTCCAGGACGCTCTTAGGCATGGGATGGGTGACTGTTTGAAGTGGCGATCTGGCGCCATGGCTTTCTGGATGGAGGGCAAGGGATTCTTGTCTGATCCACTGGCCTTCAACGTCTGGGTCAAAGCCTGTCAGGCCCGGGGAATGAAGCTCCGACCCGGCCGTTACTATCAACTTGATGGTGCTGACCTCGCGGCCACCCGACTGGGATTCACGGCCTTTACACCGGAAGAACTCCAGAAGGCGGTGGCCATGATGCGATAG